The following is a genomic window from Opitutus sp. GAS368.
CAGCCAGCTTCTCGATGGCCGCGCCGCCGCGGAACAGCACGCCGTGCCGCGCGCCCCAGGCGATGGCGGCGAGAATTGCGGACGGGATCGACAGCACCAGCGCGCACGGGCTGGCCACGACCATGAGCGTCATGGCCCGGTAGAAGGCCGAGCGCGCCTCCGGCGTATTGGTGAAGGCCGGCAGATGGAAGCCCAGCCACCACAGCAGGAACATGGCCAACGACCCGCCGATGACGAGGTAGGTGTAGCCGGTGCCGAACTTATCCGTGAAGCGCTCGCTCGGCGCCTTGAGCTTCTGCGCCGTTTGGATGAGCCGGATGATTTTCTGCAGGGTGCTCTCGGCCGGCAGGCGCGCGACCTCGAAGTCCAGCGCGCCCCACAGATTGAGCGTGCCGCTGAACACGGGATCACCCGGGCCCTTTTCCACGGGAACCGCTTCGCCGGTGAGGTTGGATTCGTCGCTGGCGCTTTTGCCGGTGACAACCGTGCCGTCGGCGGGAAACGCCCCGCCCGGCCGCACACGAACGTGCTGCTTCAACTGGAGTTCCTCGACCGCCACTTCGTGCTCGGCGCCGTCGGGTCCGACGACGGTGGCGCGCTTGGGCGTGGTCTTGAGCAGTGCGCTGACCTCGCGCTGCGTCCGGTCGAGCGCGAATTCCTCCATGGCGCCCGAGGCCGAAAAGAGGAACAGCAGGAGCACGGCTTCGCCCCAGGCGTCGATGAACAGTGCGCCGATCGCGACGGCGAGCATCAGGAAATGGATGTCGATCTCGCGCTTCCGGAGGTTCGCCCAAGAATCGATGGCGGCGTCCCACCCGCCGGCGACCAGGCCGACGAGGAAGCATCCCTTCACCAGCCAGGGCAATCCGGGCGCAAAATACGCGGCCAGCAAGCCGGCAATGCCCGCGGCGGCGCACACGGCGGCGAGCACGGCCAGCGTGCGCCACTCCTGATCCTCGGCGGTCGGCTCGGCCTTGATCTCGGGCCATTCCATTTCGCGCCAGAGCCAGAGCTTCTCGGCCGTCTGGCCCATGTTGCGGCCGATGACCACCGCACCCCCGTCACGTCGCAGTGAGAAACCGAGCGCCGCGAGGCGGGCGGGCTGGTCGGCAAAACGGGTTTCCACGGCCGCGAT
Proteins encoded in this region:
- a CDS encoding cation-translocating P-type ATPase, giving the protein MTTPTTSNWTEDLVRFLCEQPGVGAVRLDPATRQVSVATIGQVDLADLETHLAATIAAVETRFADQPARLAALGFSLRRDGGAVVIGRNMGQTAEKLWLWREMEWPEIKAEPTAEDQEWRTLAVLAAVCAAAGIAGLLAAYFAPGLPWLVKGCFLVGLVAGGWDAAIDSWANLRKREIDIHFLMLAVAIGALFIDAWGEAVLLLFLFSASGAMEEFALDRTQREVSALLKTTPKRATVVGPDGAEHEVAVEELQLKQHVRVRPGGAFPADGTVVTGKSASDESNLTGEAVPVEKGPGDPVFSGTLNLWGALDFEVARLPAESTLQKIIRLIQTAQKLKAPSERFTDKFGTGYTYLVIGGSLAMFLLWWLGFHLPAFTNTPEARSAFYRAMTLMVVASPCALVLSIPSAILAAIAWGARHGVLFRGGAAIEKLADVNVVALDKTGTLTTGELAVVGYESFPAGRETEVMELAYALEARSEHPLARAIVRDAKARGIRAIELADFQNIVGQGVRGNYDGGHALLGRRELLEAGPLAGWATKLPPASADLSEVWVVGKDFLGRVLLRDQIRSESKTVLAELARRGIRTVMLTGDRRQAAEAVARELGVSEVRAHLTPEQKVAAIQELRSSAPGRKVAMVGDGVNDAPSLAAADVSVAMGARGSDAALEQAEVILMHDRIENFLAAHRLSRRAKAIIRQNLTISLGVVIIMVVATAFGAVPLAIGVAAHEGSTLVVCLNSLRLLFGKNG